In the genome of Triticum urartu cultivar G1812 chromosome 5, Tu2.1, whole genome shotgun sequence, one region contains:
- the LOC125556113 gene encoding low molecular mass early light-inducible protein HV90, chloroplastic-like: protein MATMVTMSSFAGAAVLPRGSAGRFGARSLPALGRRALVVRAQTEGPSTPPPNKPKTSTSIWDALAFSGPAPERINGRLAMVGFVTALAVEAGRGDGLLSQLGSGTGQAWFAYSVAVLTVASLVPLLQGESAEGRAGAIMNANAELWNGRFAMLGLVALAATEIITGAPFINV from the coding sequence ATGGCAACCATGGTGACCATGAGTTCCTTCGCCGGTGCCGCCGTCCTGCCGCGGGGCTCGGCTGGTCGCTTCGGCGCCCGGTCTCTGCCAGCGCTGGGCCGACGCGCCCTCGTCGTCAGGGCACAAACCGAGGGCCCGAGCACACCACCGCCAAACAAACCCAAGACGAGCACCTCGATCTGGGACGCGCTGGCGTTCAGCGGCCCTGCGCCAGAGCGTATCAACGGGCGCCTTGCCATGGTAGGCTTCGTGACGGCGCTTGCGGTGGAGGCAGGACGTGGCGATGGGCTCCTCTCGCAGCTCGGCAGTGGCACCGGGCAGGCGTGGTTCGCCTACTCCGTGGCAGTGCTAACCGTGGCGTCGCTGGTGCCACTACTCCAGGGCGAGAGCGCCGAGGGCAGAGCCGGCGCCATCATGAACGCCAACGCGGAGCTCTGGAACGGCCGCTTCGCCATGCTCGGACTCGTCGCGCTCGCGGCCACCGAGATCATCACCGGCGCGCCTTTTATCAACGTGTAA